One genomic segment of Oncorhynchus mykiss isolate Arlee chromosome 10, USDA_OmykA_1.1, whole genome shotgun sequence includes these proteins:
- the LOC110534184 gene encoding SLC35A4 upstream open reading frame protein-like, with protein MADDKLKDLAELKDQLEDVQRRVEKEVQAGIPQGGSVLASPFLKGFLAGYVVSRLRSSAVLGVVLGTCTGIFAAQNFGVPNIEETLKDYFNTLKGPSK; from the exons ATGGCGGACGACAAG CTAAAGGATCTGGCAGAGCTCAAGGACCAGCTAGAGGACGTTCAGCGCCGCGTGGAGAAGGAAGTACAGGCTGGGATCCCACAG GGTGGCAGTGTGCTGGCCTCTCCTTTCCTCAAGGGCTTCTTGGCAGGGTATGTTGTGTCTAGGCTGCGATCCTCTGCGGTTTTGGGCGTGGTCCTTGGGACTTGCACAGGCATCTTTGCAGCTCAAAACTTTGGCGTGCCCAACATCGAGGAAACTCTGAAAGACTATTTCAACACTCTTAAAGGACCCAGCAAGTAG